Proteins co-encoded in one Mycobacterium mantenii genomic window:
- a CDS encoding NADP-dependent oxidoreductase — protein MMKAVKFDRYGGVDVLEVREVDRPVPGAGEVLVEVKAAGINPGEAMIRQGMFNEFFPATFPCGQGSDLAGVVTRVGPDVELFSAGDAVLGFTNSRASQAEFVVVPAEQLTAKPSAVSWEAAGALFVSGTTAYAAVGSVELTPSDTVAVAGATGGVGAIAVQLAKRTGATVLGIAGPSNDQWLAAHGVIPVNYGDGLADRLRLASPDGRVDAFLDFFGGGYVDLAITELGTAPERIDTIIDFPALERFGALGVMFVGNEDAAGAAVLAELAAMIAGGQLEVPIAEVVPLDEVQRAYSILERRHTRGKIVLRP, from the coding sequence CTGATGAAGGCAGTAAAGTTCGACCGCTACGGCGGCGTGGACGTGCTCGAGGTACGAGAGGTTGACCGCCCGGTGCCGGGCGCTGGTGAAGTGCTGGTCGAGGTGAAGGCGGCTGGTATCAATCCAGGTGAAGCCATGATTCGCCAGGGTATGTTCAACGAGTTCTTCCCGGCGACGTTTCCCTGCGGGCAGGGCAGTGATCTGGCCGGTGTCGTCACCCGGGTCGGCCCTGACGTCGAGTTGTTCTCGGCGGGCGACGCAGTGCTGGGTTTCACGAACAGCCGAGCCAGTCAGGCCGAATTCGTTGTGGTGCCCGCCGAGCAACTCACCGCCAAGCCCTCAGCAGTGTCGTGGGAAGCCGCCGGTGCTCTCTTTGTTTCCGGCACAACGGCATACGCCGCGGTCGGTTCGGTCGAGTTGACGCCCAGCGACACCGTCGCGGTCGCTGGCGCCACCGGCGGGGTGGGCGCGATAGCTGTACAGCTGGCGAAGCGCACCGGTGCCACTGTGCTCGGTATCGCCGGCCCGTCCAACGACCAGTGGCTGGCTGCACATGGTGTGATCCCTGTCAACTACGGCGATGGTCTGGCCGACAGGTTGCGCCTGGCGTCACCTGATGGCCGCGTCGATGCGTTTCTAGACTTCTTCGGCGGCGGCTACGTCGACCTAGCCATAACCGAGCTGGGCACTGCACCGGAGCGCATCGACACCATCATCGACTTCCCGGCGTTGGAGCGGTTCGGAGCGCTCGGGGTCATGTTTGTGGGCAATGAGGACGCGGCCGGCGCTGCTGTGTTGGCCGAACTTGCCGCAATGATCGCTGGGGGACAACTGGAAGTGCCGATTGCTGAGGTTGTTCCGCTCGATGAGGTCCAGCGCGCGTACTCGATCCTCGAACGCCGCCATACCCGCGGCAAGATCGTACTTCGGCCCTAG
- a CDS encoding LLM class flavin-dependent oxidoreductase yields MKFHAFHFMPYPYLEEGFKDKYQSDWVTYPNSNYDPVKGHELYSTYLDQLVYAAELGFDGVCVNEHHQTSYGLMPSPNILAAMLVQRTMGMPTKVGILGNALPLRQNPLRLAEELAMLDVISGGRIVSGFVRGIGAEYHSFGVNPAESRDRFREAHDVIVKAWSEPGPFSFEGEFFNYRYVNTWPRPFQRPHPEVWAPSTGSGETVAWAAERAYTYVQVFSPIKSVVKIFEEYRDASEKFGVPNPSSRLGWAPAVYVADSDAQAEDEFWPNADLYFNNLFPNPMHRLFPPNYMEEKTLERVLSLRGDLDKKTDFDTLKSNYTAIAGSPETVLGMLEEAHDMLGFEHIVMYVHLGALSDELTRNNIRRIATDIIPKLRDHKSKRDM; encoded by the coding sequence ATGAAATTTCACGCATTCCACTTCATGCCCTACCCGTACTTAGAGGAGGGCTTCAAGGACAAGTACCAGTCGGACTGGGTGACTTATCCAAACAGCAACTACGATCCGGTCAAGGGGCACGAGCTCTACTCGACCTACCTGGATCAGCTGGTCTACGCAGCCGAACTGGGCTTCGACGGCGTCTGCGTAAATGAGCACCACCAGACGTCATATGGGTTGATGCCTTCACCCAACATCCTCGCGGCGATGCTGGTGCAGCGCACGATGGGGATGCCGACGAAGGTCGGCATCCTCGGAAACGCCTTGCCGCTCCGGCAGAATCCGCTGCGCCTCGCCGAGGAGCTGGCGATGCTCGACGTGATCAGCGGCGGGCGGATCGTCAGCGGGTTCGTCCGGGGCATCGGTGCGGAATACCACAGTTTCGGCGTCAATCCGGCCGAGTCCCGCGACCGATTCCGGGAAGCGCACGACGTCATCGTGAAAGCCTGGTCCGAACCCGGCCCGTTTTCGTTCGAGGGCGAATTCTTCAACTACCGCTACGTGAACACCTGGCCGCGCCCTTTCCAGCGCCCGCACCCGGAGGTCTGGGCGCCGTCGACGGGTAGCGGCGAGACGGTGGCCTGGGCCGCCGAGCGTGCCTACACCTACGTGCAGGTCTTCTCGCCAATCAAGAGCGTGGTGAAGATCTTTGAGGAATACCGCGACGCGTCGGAGAAGTTCGGCGTGCCGAACCCTTCGAGTCGGCTCGGTTGGGCTCCGGCGGTTTACGTCGCCGACAGTGACGCGCAGGCCGAGGACGAGTTCTGGCCCAACGCAGACCTGTACTTCAACAACTTGTTCCCGAACCCGATGCACCGGCTATTTCCGCCGAACTACATGGAGGAAAAAACTCTGGAGCGGGTATTGAGCTTGCGCGGCGACCTGGACAAGAAAACGGACTTCGATACGTTGAAGTCAAACTACACGGCCATCGCCGGCAGCCCGGAGACGGTGCTGGGCATGCTCGAGGAGGCCCACGACATGCTGGGCTTCGAGCACATCGTGATGTACGTGCATCTCGGTGCTCTCAGCGACGAGTTGACCCGCAATAACATCCGCCGCATCGCCACGGACATCATCCCGAAGCTGCGCGACCACAAGAGCAAGCGAGACATGTAG
- a CDS encoding ferredoxin, with protein MKVRVDRVKCKGYELCTGEAPEVFDVDESGKAFVVDAYVEHVPAELARAVREAEFVCPEHAILVDDSETD; from the coding sequence ATGAAGGTTCGCGTGGATCGGGTGAAGTGCAAGGGCTACGAGCTGTGCACCGGCGAGGCCCCCGAGGTGTTCGATGTCGACGAGTCGGGCAAGGCGTTCGTCGTCGATGCATACGTCGAACACGTACCCGCGGAGCTGGCCAGGGCGGTCCGGGAGGCAGAGTTCGTCTGCCCCGAACACGCGATCCTGGTGGATGACAGCGAAACCGACTAA
- a CDS encoding TetR/AcrR family transcriptional regulator, which translates to MATARTPRRRWVEQGLRALAAGGPDAVRIETLAKALAVSKGGFYWHFKDRGALLDEMLDTWEQRGVDEVISWVDTSGGDAKAKVWRLFSPPSTINEEVSAELAIRDWARRDKSVAKRVRRVDNRRMEYLRSLFGTFCPDEEDVEARCMLAMALFMGDQYIIADHGDRSRREVLDVALRRLLS; encoded by the coding sequence ATGGCCACCGCACGGACACCGCGCCGACGTTGGGTCGAACAAGGGCTCCGAGCGCTTGCCGCCGGCGGTCCGGACGCTGTCCGAATCGAGACGCTGGCGAAGGCGCTCGCCGTCTCGAAAGGTGGCTTCTACTGGCATTTCAAGGACCGGGGCGCCCTGCTCGACGAGATGCTCGACACGTGGGAACAGCGCGGAGTCGACGAGGTGATCAGCTGGGTCGATACCAGCGGGGGCGACGCCAAGGCGAAGGTGTGGCGATTGTTCTCGCCACCGTCCACTATCAACGAAGAGGTAAGTGCCGAGCTTGCGATTCGCGACTGGGCCCGGCGCGACAAGAGCGTCGCCAAGCGCGTGCGACGCGTCGACAACCGGCGAATGGAATACCTGCGTTCCCTGTTCGGGACTTTCTGCCCTGACGAGGAGGACGTCGAAGCGCGCTGCATGCTCGCAATGGCGCTCTTCATGGGCGACCAATACATCATCGCCGATCATGGCGACCGCAGCCGTCGCGAGGTACTGGACGTCGCGCTTCGGCGACTCTTGTCTTAG
- a CDS encoding beta/alpha barrel domain-containing protein: MPIDSFAYPLASTYPGAVTACWATGAGMGPQPSVAVMDAILAGDMDRAKRIPEEMALACETFLPPHAFPVFAHYNLQLERTRIQTAGYCSPGPIRPPYNVLPEDLADGARECGRRWAELVKKFRGRQVR, from the coding sequence ATGCCCATCGACTCATTCGCCTACCCACTGGCGAGCACCTATCCGGGGGCGGTCACGGCCTGCTGGGCCACCGGTGCGGGCATGGGACCTCAGCCGTCGGTCGCAGTGATGGACGCGATACTGGCCGGCGACATGGACCGTGCCAAGCGGATCCCCGAAGAGATGGCCTTGGCGTGCGAGACTTTCCTTCCACCGCATGCATTTCCGGTGTTCGCGCACTACAACCTTCAGCTTGAGCGGACACGCATCCAGACCGCCGGGTATTGCAGTCCCGGACCAATTCGCCCGCCTTACAACGTGCTTCCCGAAGATCTCGCCGACGGCGCACGCGAGTGCGGTCGGCGCTGGGCCGAGCTTGTCAAGAAGTTTCGGGGCAGACAGGTCCGATGA
- a CDS encoding aromatic ring-hydroxylating oxygenase subunit alpha, translating to MTVEPRVRPNRDATVGDGILADANSIDDLVRVEAREVSARVVSDPAIFALELERIFDRVWVFVGHESEIRNKGDFVVRYMGLDSVIVTRDEQGGVHVLLNVCAHRGTQVCRAERGTRTTFECPYHGWIYKNTGELRGMRAQRMIFGDELDKSPLGLRRARVESFHGLIFATWNIDGPSLREYLGDMAFYYELMLGLTDGGFEVAGPPQRWIVPANWKLASENFAVDNTHIFSVHKFVSELGLMPMMDPIGLQFLTLVSDPEHGHAFMSGFTALALLGAGEMSEQETIERIAESVGVPPEVVPQVHQHLRTELQRRAFQTMMPSVGSLFPNFAFLNLNLPTERGQSEGGIPHMLSIRVYQPRSVDEMEIWSWGLVHKEADADLKVAGARAALRTFGPGGTFEQDDAEVWSVVQASFRGSQGRRHVNRYLVTVPQLESDLPGVLRLGGGTDDTMLEFYAKWRELMAAEA from the coding sequence ATGACCGTTGAGCCGCGGGTGCGACCCAACCGCGACGCCACCGTCGGTGACGGCATACTGGCGGACGCGAACTCGATCGACGACCTCGTCCGGGTCGAGGCGCGTGAAGTGTCGGCGCGAGTTGTCAGCGACCCGGCGATCTTCGCGCTCGAGTTAGAGCGGATCTTTGATCGGGTGTGGGTGTTCGTCGGCCACGAGTCTGAGATTCGCAACAAGGGCGATTTCGTCGTCCGCTACATGGGCTTGGACTCGGTGATCGTCACCCGCGACGAGCAAGGTGGCGTCCACGTTCTGCTGAACGTCTGCGCGCACCGCGGGACGCAGGTGTGTCGCGCCGAACGCGGCACCCGGACCACCTTCGAGTGCCCGTATCACGGCTGGATCTACAAGAACACCGGCGAGCTGCGGGGCATGCGGGCACAACGGATGATCTTCGGCGACGAACTCGACAAGAGCCCGCTGGGGCTGCGGCGCGCGCGCGTCGAAAGTTTCCACGGGCTGATCTTCGCCACCTGGAACATCGACGGCCCGTCGCTGCGGGAGTACTTGGGCGACATGGCTTTCTACTACGAGCTGATGCTCGGGCTCACCGACGGTGGCTTCGAGGTCGCCGGTCCACCACAGCGCTGGATCGTGCCCGCCAATTGGAAGCTCGCGTCGGAGAACTTCGCCGTCGACAACACCCACATCTTCTCCGTGCACAAGTTCGTGTCCGAACTCGGACTGATGCCGATGATGGATCCCATTGGGCTGCAGTTCTTGACGCTGGTCTCCGATCCGGAGCACGGGCACGCGTTCATGTCCGGCTTCACGGCTCTGGCGTTGCTGGGCGCCGGGGAGATGTCCGAACAAGAGACCATCGAGCGCATCGCCGAGTCGGTGGGTGTCCCGCCCGAGGTAGTGCCCCAGGTTCATCAGCATCTGCGAACCGAGCTGCAGCGCCGGGCATTCCAGACGATGATGCCGTCGGTCGGTTCGCTCTTCCCGAACTTCGCCTTCCTCAACCTCAACCTGCCCACCGAGCGCGGGCAGTCGGAGGGCGGAATACCGCACATGCTGAGCATCCGGGTGTACCAGCCGCGCAGCGTCGACGAGATGGAGATCTGGTCGTGGGGACTGGTGCACAAGGAAGCCGACGCCGACCTCAAAGTCGCGGGCGCCCGGGCGGCGCTGCGCACCTTCGGGCCCGGCGGCACCTTCGAGCAAGACGACGCCGAGGTCTGGTCGGTGGTGCAGGCCAGCTTCCGCGGCAGCCAGGGTCGCCGCCACGTCAACCGGTACCTGGTGACCGTGCCGCAGCTGGAATCCGACCTGCCCGGTGTGCTGCGTCTGGGCGGCGGGACCGACGACACCATGCTCGAGTTCTACGCCAAGTGGCGCGAACTGATGGCCGCGGAGGCGTGA
- a CDS encoding alpha/beta fold hydrolase, translating to MLTTEERMLLVPTAALEWALEARVEGQGPDVVVLPSFVGPYWTPALDELASSFRVHLLRLPGFGDLATPREARRVLDVAPLLRIALAEADLLGVSMIGHSFGGWLAIELALLAPPEKLVLIDTLGFRIKGEPREDIFDRPRDTVLDLVYANRSKAPTNWEAVEDRRNVASLAKFGWNPYLCDLSLATRAAAISSPTLIVWGEEDRVVPATHAGLIAGVIPGARTKLLPAVGHDPLSDDPSGCAAAIRQFLAGEES from the coding sequence ATGTTGACAACCGAGGAAAGGATGCTGCTAGTGCCGACTGCAGCTTTAGAGTGGGCGCTCGAAGCGCGGGTCGAGGGTCAAGGGCCTGACGTCGTCGTCCTGCCAAGCTTCGTGGGGCCTTATTGGACGCCGGCACTTGACGAACTGGCCTCGTCCTTCCGGGTGCATCTGCTACGGCTTCCCGGCTTTGGTGACCTGGCCACCCCCCGCGAGGCCCGCCGAGTACTCGACGTGGCGCCGCTGCTGCGGATCGCGCTGGCGGAGGCCGACTTGCTCGGCGTCTCGATGATCGGTCATTCGTTCGGCGGGTGGTTGGCCATCGAGCTCGCGCTGCTGGCGCCGCCGGAAAAACTCGTGCTCATCGACACTCTCGGTTTTCGCATCAAAGGCGAACCGCGCGAAGACATTTTCGATCGTCCCAGAGACACCGTGCTAGACCTCGTATACGCGAATAGGTCGAAGGCACCGACGAACTGGGAAGCGGTCGAGGATCGGCGAAACGTGGCTTCACTGGCGAAGTTTGGGTGGAATCCGTACCTTTGTGACCTCTCGCTCGCCACTCGCGCCGCCGCGATTTCTTCGCCGACGCTGATTGTGTGGGGGGAAGAGGACCGTGTGGTTCCCGCTACGCACGCCGGCCTGATTGCCGGCGTCATACCGGGTGCACGCACGAAGTTGTTGCCTGCAGTCGGACACGATCCGCTCAGTGACGACCCCTCGGGCTGCGCCGCCGCGATTCGGCAGTTCCTGGCCGGAGAGGAGAGCTGA